The proteins below come from a single Sporichthyaceae bacterium genomic window:
- a CDS encoding cytochrome c oxidase subunit 4, whose translation MKVEGYIFTGIGIFVIPVIPIYWHYSQDPTGTAALIMTLGLCSLTAFYLLFTAHRIDQRPEDDPTALIEDAAGELGFYSPYSWWPLAMGLSAAMGFLGVCIGWWMFILAVPFFAVSTYGLVFEYYRGEHAH comes from the coding sequence GAGGGCTACATCTTTACCGGCATCGGGATCTTCGTGATCCCGGTGATCCCCATCTACTGGCACTACTCGCAGGACCCGACCGGCACCGCGGCCCTGATCATGACCCTCGGCCTGTGTTCCCTGACCGCCTTCTACCTGCTGTTCACCGCGCACCGCATCGACCAGCGCCCGGAGGACGACCCAACGGCCCTGATCGAGGACGCGGCGGGGGAGTTGGGCTTTTACAGTCCCTACTCCTGGTGGCCGCTGGCGATGGGGTTGAGCGCCGCCATGGGATTCCTGGGGGTGTGCATCGGCTGGTGGATGTTCATTCTCGCTGTCCCGTTCTTCGCGGTGTCCACCTACGGACTGGTGTTCGAGTACTACCGTGGCGAGCACGCTCACTGA
- a CDS encoding Ig-like domain-containing protein → MHGRSKRQRVVRAGTGAAAAVLLLAACGSGGGAAITAGAAPPPVPANVKLTVSPAPGAQNVLTDTQPALSVAGGTFDQVSLSDAKGRTVSGALAASRSAWRASGPLTPGRSYSLESTGTDAGGHPFHNTTTFSTVDPDQILKAYVSPLAGMTVGVGQPIAVSFSHPVADRVAVERQLVVDTTPQVYGAWHWMSDDVVHWRPQTYWPANTKVVLHTNLKDVALGDGQVGDADRTIPFTVGREQISYVDVKTHKMTVFRDGKLVRTIAVSTGKPGFITRGGKKVVLGLTRVKEMKGESIGISKTDPDYFDLKVQYAVRVTWSGEFLHAAPWQGRNHGRANVSHGCVGMGTADGRWFFDHTIVGDVVDVSHSKRKMELRNGYGDWNMSWDKWLAGSALPQPSMDAGSAEVGQTTTDAVPQPGQGTPLSDHTTGQKQPSAVTRD, encoded by the coding sequence ATGCACGGGCGCAGCAAGCGGCAACGGGTGGTTCGAGCGGGCACCGGGGCCGCTGCCGCCGTGTTGTTGTTGGCTGCCTGCGGATCCGGCGGCGGCGCCGCGATCACTGCCGGAGCGGCCCCGCCGCCGGTGCCCGCCAACGTCAAGCTGACTGTCAGCCCGGCACCCGGCGCACAGAACGTGCTGACCGACACCCAGCCCGCGCTGTCCGTGGCCGGGGGCACCTTTGACCAGGTCAGCCTGAGCGACGCCAAGGGGCGGACCGTGTCCGGCGCGCTGGCCGCCAGTCGTAGCGCCTGGCGGGCCTCCGGGCCGCTCACCCCCGGCCGCAGCTATTCGCTGGAGTCCACCGGTACGGACGCCGGAGGGCATCCGTTCCACAACACCACGACGTTCTCCACGGTGGACCCGGACCAGATTCTCAAGGCCTATGTGAGCCCGCTGGCCGGTATGACCGTCGGGGTCGGGCAGCCGATCGCGGTCAGCTTCTCCCACCCGGTGGCCGACCGCGTCGCGGTGGAGCGGCAGCTGGTGGTGGACACCACCCCGCAGGTGTACGGCGCCTGGCACTGGATGAGCGACGACGTGGTGCACTGGCGGCCGCAGACCTACTGGCCCGCGAACACCAAAGTGGTGCTGCACACCAACCTCAAGGACGTCGCGCTGGGCGATGGCCAGGTCGGCGACGCCGACCGCACCATCCCGTTCACCGTGGGCCGCGAGCAGATCAGCTACGTGGACGTGAAAACGCACAAGATGACCGTCTTCCGGGACGGCAAGCTCGTTCGCACCATCGCGGTGAGCACCGGCAAGCCGGGCTTCATCACCCGCGGTGGCAAGAAGGTCGTGCTCGGCCTGACCCGGGTCAAGGAGATGAAGGGCGAGTCGATCGGCATCTCCAAGACCGACCCCGACTACTTCGACCTCAAGGTGCAGTACGCGGTGCGGGTCACCTGGAGCGGTGAGTTCCTGCACGCCGCGCCGTGGCAGGGTCGCAACCACGGCCGGGCCAACGTCTCGCACGGCTGCGTGGGCATGGGCACCGCCGATGGCCGCTGGTTCTTCGATCACACGATCGTGGGCGACGTGGTCGACGTGAGCCACTCGAAGCGCAAGATGGAACTGCGCAACGGCTACGGCGACTGGAACATGTCCTGGGACAAGTGGCTGGCGGGCAGTGCGCTGCCGCAGCCGTCCATGGACGCCGGCTCCGCGGAGGTCGGTCAGACCACTACCGACGCGGTCCCGCAGCCGGGCCAGGGCACGCCGCTGTCCGATCACACCACCGGCCAGAAGCAGCCCTCCGCGGTCACCCGCGACTGA
- a CDS encoding ubiquinol-cytochrome c reductase cytochrome b subunit, with translation MSTAAKVGGGIATYLDERVGSNAGAKKNLRKVFPEHWSFMLGEIALYSFIILLLSGTYLTLFFRPSMTEVPYHGSYVPLQGVQMSQAYESTMNLSFDVRGGLLMRQIHHWSALIFVAAIVIHLMRIFFTGAFRKPRELNWLIGNGLLTLALLEGFCGYSLPDDLLSGTGLRIFMAVIGSVPLVGTYLNFFLLGGDFPGQAVIPRLFILHVLLVPGIMLALITVHLMLVVVQKHTQFPGPGRTNDNVVGFPLMPVYMAKAGGFFFIVFGLCAVLSAIAQINPIWLYGPYVPDQISAGSQPDWYIGFLEGGMRAMPNWETNLWGHTISWNILVPAVIVPGIMMTVMALYPFIEAFVTGDKREHHLLDRPRDAPVRTALGAMSLAFYVLLFINGGNDIIAYSFRTQINLITRFTQVALIIVPPLVFMVTKRACLGLQRKDLNRVLHGRETGIIKRLPNGEFIEVHEPISAELRYKLMVRNTPAPLEAGSDTDADGIPAPGRGTSKVRARMSRFWYADDLPKPTAEEYEELTSGHGHH, from the coding sequence ATGAGCACTGCAGCAAAGGTTGGCGGTGGCATCGCCACCTATCTCGACGAACGCGTCGGCAGCAACGCCGGGGCCAAGAAGAACCTGCGCAAGGTGTTCCCCGAGCACTGGTCGTTCATGCTCGGCGAGATCGCGCTGTACAGCTTCATCATTTTGCTGCTGTCCGGCACGTACCTGACCCTGTTCTTCCGGCCCAGCATGACCGAGGTGCCCTACCACGGCTCGTACGTGCCGCTGCAGGGCGTGCAGATGTCGCAGGCCTACGAGTCGACGATGAATCTGAGCTTCGACGTGCGCGGCGGCCTGTTGATGCGTCAGATCCATCACTGGTCCGCACTGATCTTCGTCGCGGCCATCGTCATCCACCTGATGCGCATCTTCTTCACCGGTGCGTTCCGCAAGCCGCGTGAGCTGAACTGGCTGATCGGTAACGGTCTGCTGACCCTGGCGCTGCTCGAGGGTTTCTGCGGCTACTCGCTGCCCGACGACCTGCTGTCCGGCACCGGGCTCCGGATCTTCATGGCCGTGATCGGGTCCGTTCCGTTGGTCGGTACATATCTGAATTTCTTTTTGCTCGGCGGGGATTTCCCCGGCCAGGCGGTCATCCCCCGGTTGTTCATCCTCCACGTGCTGCTGGTGCCCGGCATCATGCTGGCGTTGATCACCGTGCATCTGATGCTTGTGGTCGTGCAGAAGCACACCCAGTTCCCCGGCCCGGGGCGGACCAACGACAACGTGGTCGGCTTCCCGTTGATGCCCGTGTACATGGCCAAGGCCGGCGGGTTCTTCTTCATCGTGTTCGGCCTGTGCGCGGTGCTCTCCGCCATCGCGCAGATCAACCCGATCTGGTTGTACGGCCCCTATGTACCCGATCAGATATCCGCCGGTTCCCAACCGGACTGGTACATCGGGTTCCTCGAGGGGGGGATGCGTGCGATGCCGAACTGGGAGACCAACCTGTGGGGTCACACGATCTCGTGGAACATCCTCGTCCCCGCTGTGATCGTGCCGGGGATCATGATGACCGTGATGGCCCTCTATCCGTTCATTGAGGCGTTCGTCACCGGTGACAAGCGGGAACACCACCTGCTGGACCGTCCGCGGGACGCGCCGGTGCGCACCGCGCTGGGTGCCATGTCGCTGGCGTTCTACGTGCTGCTGTTCATCAACGGCGGGAACGACATCATCGCCTACTCCTTCCGTACCCAGATCAACCTGATCACCCGCTTCACCCAAGTGGCGTTGATCATCGTGCCGCCGCTGGTCTTCATGGTCACCAAACGGGCGTGCCTGGGCTTGCAGCGCAAGGACCTCAACCGAGTGCTGCACGGTCGGGAAACCGGCATCATCAAGCGGCTGCCCAATGGCGAGTTCATCGAGGTGCACGAACCGATCTCGGCTGAGCTGCGCTACAAGCTGATGGTCCGTAACACGCCGGCGCCGTTGGAGGCCGGGTCCGATACGGACGCGGACGGCATCCCGGCACCGGGTCGCGGAACGAGCAAGGTGCGCGCGCGCATGTCCCGCTTCTGGTACGCCGACGACCTGCCCAAGCCCACGGCCGAGGAATATGAGGAACTCACCAGCGGGCACGGCCACCACTAG
- a CDS encoding Rieske 2Fe-2S domain-containing protein — MSDNHNDDGRGPHSDAAHPNGASHELALPIADPFADPGLPHHLPRRTDVDERAAKRAERQVSALFTLSTLCTIGFVACYVGIDKDKAIRVQTLGRVNALNFGLGLTLGGALLCIGVGAIHWARKLMNSEEIVDYRHPMKSSARDTADVLEMAKAGAADSALPRRKMIWMSLAGAMAAFPITLLVPLRDLGPLPHKRLRETLWQDPNRRELVHANGGARIKPADLQVGSLVSAKPSGTVELEELAKASIMLIRIKPEDVASPGQLAKSYQGIMAFSKICPHAGCPLGLYEQSTHHMLCPCHQSTFDLSRGGKVIFGPAARNLPQLAIAVNAEGYLVAERDFDEPVGPSFWERG, encoded by the coding sequence GTGAGCGACAACCACAACGACGACGGCCGCGGCCCGCACTCCGACGCCGCGCACCCCAACGGGGCATCGCACGAGCTGGCGCTACCCATCGCTGACCCGTTCGCCGATCCCGGCCTGCCGCACCACCTCCCGCGGCGCACCGACGTCGACGAGCGGGCCGCGAAGCGGGCCGAGCGCCAGGTGTCCGCGCTGTTCACCCTCAGCACGTTGTGCACCATCGGCTTCGTCGCCTGCTACGTGGGCATCGACAAGGACAAGGCCATCCGGGTGCAGACGCTGGGCCGGGTCAATGCACTGAACTTCGGGCTGGGCCTGACGCTGGGCGGCGCGCTGCTGTGTATCGGCGTCGGAGCCATCCACTGGGCCCGCAAGTTGATGAACTCCGAGGAGATCGTCGACTACCGGCACCCGATGAAGTCCAGCGCCCGGGACACCGCCGACGTGCTGGAGATGGCCAAGGCCGGTGCCGCGGATTCGGCGCTGCCGCGCCGCAAGATGATCTGGATGTCGTTGGCCGGTGCCATGGCCGCATTCCCGATCACCCTGCTGGTGCCGCTGCGCGACCTCGGTCCGCTGCCGCACAAGCGGCTGCGCGAGACGTTGTGGCAGGACCCGAACCGGCGCGAGCTCGTGCACGCCAACGGCGGTGCCCGGATCAAGCCGGCGGACTTGCAGGTCGGGTCGCTGGTCTCGGCCAAGCCCAGCGGCACCGTGGAGCTGGAGGAACTGGCGAAGGCCTCGATCATGTTGATCCGCATCAAGCCCGAGGACGTGGCCAGCCCGGGCCAGCTGGCCAAGAGCTACCAGGGCATCATGGCGTTCTCCAAGATCTGCCCGCACGCGGGCTGCCCGCTCGGTCTGTACGAGCAGTCCACGCACCACATGCTGTGCCCGTGCCACCAGTCGACCTTCGACCTGTCCCGCGGCGGCAAGGTGATCTTCGGCCCGGCCGCCCGCAATCTGCCGCAGTTGGCCATCGCAGTGAACGCCGAGGGCTATCTGGTGGCCGAGCGCGACTTCGACGAACCCGTCGGTCCGAGTTTTTGGGAGCGCGGATGA
- a CDS encoding cytochrome c translates to MKRLTSRRRHPLAAIVVLLLALGAVGGIYSMFAPSGSAQAAAGSPSAQLEEGKSLFLTSCSTCHGLHAESSSDGPALIGVGAAAVDFQVGTGRMPLQGHSAQAPRKKIMFNQNETSAIAAYVASLGNGPAIPTEDQYSTDGDMQEGGEIFRTNCASCHNFAGHGAALTRGKYAVAMGKSSGKHMYEAMLTGPQSMPVFNDGVLAPEQKKDVVTYLQHLQDQPDPGGNALGRIGPVSEGLLLWTIVLGALISAAVWLGAKAK, encoded by the coding sequence GTGAAACGCCTCACGAGCCGACGACGACACCCGCTTGCGGCCATCGTCGTGCTGCTGCTCGCCCTCGGCGCGGTCGGCGGCATCTATTCGATGTTCGCCCCCTCCGGGTCCGCGCAGGCCGCGGCCGGATCGCCCTCGGCGCAGCTCGAGGAGGGCAAGAGCTTGTTCCTGACCAGTTGCTCCACCTGCCACGGGTTGCACGCCGAGAGCTCCAGCGACGGGCCGGCGTTGATCGGTGTGGGTGCCGCCGCGGTGGACTTCCAGGTCGGCACCGGCCGGATGCCGCTGCAGGGCCACAGCGCCCAGGCCCCGCGCAAGAAGATCATGTTCAACCAGAACGAAACCTCGGCGATCGCCGCCTACGTGGCCTCGCTGGGCAACGGGCCCGCCATCCCGACCGAGGACCAGTACTCGACCGACGGGGACATGCAGGAGGGCGGCGAGATCTTCCGCACCAACTGCGCGTCCTGCCACAACTTCGCCGGGCACGGCGCTGCGCTGACCCGCGGCAAGTACGCGGTCGCGATGGGCAAGAGCAGTGGCAAACACATGTACGAGGCCATGCTCACCGGACCGCAGTCGATGCCGGTGTTCAACGACGGCGTGCTCGCCCCGGAGCAGAAGAAGGACGTCGTCACCTATCTGCAACACCTGCAGGACCAACCCGACCCGGGCGGCAACGCGTTGGGGCGGATCGGCCCGGTTTCCGAGGGTCTGCTGCTCTGGACGATCGTGCTCGGCGCGCTGATCTCCGCCGCCGTCTGGTTGGGGGCGAAGGCAAAATGA
- a CDS encoding heme-copper oxidase subunit III gives MATAAGSIESTTPHGAVNRPNMVAVGTIVWLSSELMFFAALFAIYFTIRSVSGGIHHWPPPDVHLNLPFAAVNTFVLVSSSFTCQAGVFAAERGDVDKLRMWFIITFLMGAFFVAGQATEYTELTNEGTTMSSSAYGSIFFLATGFHGLHVSLGLIAFLFVLGRTYAARRFTHEQATSAIVVSYYWHFVDVVWIGLFGAIYLLQ, from the coding sequence GTGGCGACCGCAGCAGGCAGCATTGAGAGCACGACACCGCACGGCGCGGTCAACCGGCCAAACATGGTTGCGGTCGGCACCATCGTGTGGCTTTCCTCGGAGCTGATGTTCTTCGCGGCACTGTTCGCGATCTACTTCACGATCCGCTCGGTGTCCGGTGGCATCCACCACTGGCCGCCGCCCGACGTTCACCTGAACCTGCCGTTCGCCGCGGTCAACACCTTCGTGCTGGTGTCCAGTTCCTTCACCTGCCAGGCGGGCGTGTTCGCCGCCGAGCGCGGAGACGTGGACAAGCTGCGGATGTGGTTCATCATCACGTTCCTGATGGGCGCGTTCTTCGTCGCCGGGCAGGCCACCGAGTACACCGAGTTGACCAACGAGGGCACCACGATGTCCTCCTCGGCCTACGGCTCGATCTTCTTCCTGGCCACCGGTTTCCATGGCTTGCACGTCAGCCTCGGTCTGATCGCGTTCCTGTTCGTCCTGGGGAGGACCTACGCCGCACGGCGGTTCACCCACGAACAGGCGACCAGCGCGATCGTCGTGTCGTACTACTGGCACTTTGTCGATGTGGTCTGGATCGGCCTGTTCGGCGCGATCTATCTCCTGCAGTAG
- a CDS encoding cytochrome c oxidase assembly protein, translating to MLSLLLPSHSGPNLPSAPLSGSRWVTAWSFAPVPVLTVVISVTIYLYGVHRMRVAGNRWPLNRTFAFCWGMGLILLAIASPLDTYDEVLLSVHMVQHMLLAMVAPIFLALGAPVTLALRTLPAGGRRVLLSVVHSRVAQALTFPVVAGAIFIANPFALYFSGYYEQTLRHPWLHDLNHLHFVLVGLLWYVPLLGIDPVRRRPEYPFRVIAAFMTLPFHAWLGVAIMSMNTLIAGDWYTAQHRAWGASPLSDQRTAGGILWTSGDLFGLIVFAVLFVQWMHASEREAKRVDRQLDRRDAEEARRAALNEALARAATREAGASPVAFPDA from the coding sequence GTGCTTTCCCTGCTGCTGCCGAGCCATTCCGGGCCCAACCTGCCCAGTGCTCCGCTGTCCGGCAGCCGCTGGGTGACCGCGTGGTCGTTCGCGCCGGTTCCGGTGCTGACGGTGGTGATCAGCGTCACCATTTATCTGTACGGCGTCCACCGGATGAGGGTCGCCGGCAACCGCTGGCCGCTGAATCGCACGTTCGCGTTCTGCTGGGGCATGGGGCTGATCCTGCTCGCGATCGCCTCGCCGTTGGACACCTACGACGAGGTGCTGCTGTCCGTCCACATGGTCCAGCACATGCTGCTGGCCATGGTGGCACCGATTTTCCTGGCGCTCGGTGCCCCGGTGACTTTGGCGCTGCGCACGCTGCCCGCGGGCGGGCGGCGGGTGCTGCTGTCGGTGGTGCACTCCCGGGTGGCGCAGGCGCTCACCTTCCCGGTGGTGGCCGGGGCGATCTTCATCGCCAACCCCTTCGCCCTGTACTTCAGTGGGTACTACGAGCAGACGCTGCGCCACCCCTGGCTGCACGACCTCAACCATCTGCACTTCGTGCTGGTGGGCCTGCTCTGGTACGTGCCGCTGCTGGGCATCGACCCGGTGCGGCGGCGGCCGGAGTACCCGTTCCGCGTTATCGCGGCCTTCATGACGTTGCCGTTCCACGCCTGGCTGGGCGTGGCGATCATGTCCATGAACACGTTGATTGCGGGGGACTGGTACACCGCACAACACCGCGCCTGGGGCGCCAGTCCGCTGTCCGATCAGCGCACCGCCGGTGGGATCCTGTGGACCAGCGGGGACCTGTTCGGGCTGATCGTGTTCGCCGTGTTGTTCGTGCAGTGGATGCACGCCAGCGAGCGCGAGGCCAAGCGGGTGGACCGGCAGCTGGATCGGCGCGACGCCGAGGAGGCCCGCCGCGCGGCGCTCAACGAGGCGCTGGCCCGGGCGGCAACCCGGGAGGCCGGGGCGTCGCCGGTAGCATTTCCCGACGCGTAA
- the trpD gene encoding anthranilate phosphoribosyltransferase has protein sequence MTRTWSALIGALLRREDLGADDTAWAMDQIMAGDATPAQIAGFAVALRAKGETVEEFEGLVRTMLARAVPISVPGPIVDIVGTGGDQAHTVNISTMAAIVVAATGVRVVKHGNRAASSLCGTADVLEELGVVLDLPPDAVAAVAVEAGVTFCFAPMFHPALRHAAVPRRELGVPTLFNFLGPLANPAKPGFQAVGVADKRMAPIMAGVLAARGVQALVFRGDDGLDELSTAATSTYWEVRGSDVVEGSLDPAALGVPVSDRDALRGGAAAHNAGVVRDLVSGKQGPIRDTVLLNAAAALAVLDDRDVDLPGRIRAGLSTAAAAVDSGAAAVLLDRWIAVSRRLAGKA, from the coding sequence ATGACGCGGACCTGGTCCGCGCTGATCGGGGCGTTGCTGCGGCGCGAGGACCTCGGTGCGGACGACACCGCGTGGGCGATGGACCAGATCATGGCCGGCGACGCCACCCCCGCGCAGATCGCCGGGTTCGCGGTGGCGTTGCGCGCCAAGGGAGAGACGGTCGAGGAATTCGAGGGTCTGGTGCGCACCATGCTGGCCCGCGCGGTGCCGATCTCGGTGCCCGGCCCGATCGTGGACATCGTCGGCACCGGCGGCGACCAGGCGCACACCGTCAACATCTCCACGATGGCCGCGATCGTGGTGGCCGCCACCGGCGTCCGGGTGGTCAAGCACGGCAACCGGGCGGCGTCCTCGCTGTGCGGAACCGCCGACGTGCTCGAGGAACTCGGCGTGGTGCTCGACCTGCCGCCGGATGCGGTGGCCGCGGTGGCCGTCGAGGCCGGCGTGACCTTCTGCTTCGCGCCGATGTTCCACCCGGCGCTGCGCCACGCCGCGGTGCCGCGCCGCGAGCTCGGGGTGCCCACGCTGTTCAACTTCCTCGGCCCGCTGGCGAATCCGGCCAAGCCCGGCTTCCAGGCCGTGGGCGTGGCCGACAAACGGATGGCCCCGATCATGGCCGGCGTACTGGCCGCCCGCGGCGTGCAGGCATTGGTGTTCCGCGGCGACGATGGGCTGGACGAACTGAGTACCGCCGCCACCTCCACGTACTGGGAGGTGCGTGGCAGCGACGTGGTCGAGGGCAGCCTGGATCCCGCGGCGCTGGGCGTGCCCGTCTCCGACCGGGACGCGTTGCGCGGCGGCGCCGCGGCGCACAACGCGGGCGTGGTGCGTGATCTGGTCAGTGGCAAACAAGGCCCGATCCGCGACACCGTGTTGCTCAACGCCGCCGCCGCGCTGGCGGTGCTGGACGACCGCGACGTCGACCTTCCGGGACGCATACGGGCCGGCCTGTCCACCGCTGCGGCCGCGGTGGACTCCGGTGCCGCCGCCGTGCTGCTGGACCGTTGGATCGCGGTCAGCCGGCGGCTGGCGGGCAAGGCCTGA
- a CDS encoding Lrp/AsnC ligand binding domain-containing protein — MITAIVLIKCDVGRVPEVGEAIAQLDGVSEVYSVTGEHDLVAMVRVREHDRLAEVIPGLVNRTPGVMSTETHIAFRTYSRHDLEAAFAIGLEG, encoded by the coding sequence GTGATCACTGCGATCGTGCTGATCAAGTGCGACGTCGGCCGGGTACCGGAGGTCGGCGAGGCGATTGCCCAGCTGGACGGAGTCAGCGAGGTCTACTCGGTCACCGGCGAACACGACCTGGTGGCCATGGTGCGGGTGCGTGAGCACGACCGCCTGGCCGAGGTCATCCCCGGCCTGGTCAATCGCACCCCCGGCGTGATGTCCACGGAGACGCACATCGCCTTCCGCACCTACTCCCGGCACGACCTGGAGGCGGCATTCGCCATCGGCCTGGAGGGTTGA
- a CDS encoding rhomboid family intramembrane serine protease, producing MVIPIHDLNPGRRLPWVTWTLILLNFFVFFFGAALSNNGLPEGTATACQQDAFIQHYAAIPKELTENQPLPLTRTRVYEGDKAVRCPAPSFHKNPALSALTSMFLHGGIAHLAGNMLFLFIFGNNVEDRMGRLGYLLFYLLCGYVAAYGFAFTDPSSTAPLIGASGAIAGVLGSYLWLYPRAKVVALVPFLFFLPLPLPAWMVLGSWFLLQAVYAHGAGVGDGNVAYMAHVVGFTVGLLLTMLYIGDRRERPPLRREARPM from the coding sequence GTGGTGATCCCTATTCACGACCTCAATCCGGGTCGTCGGTTGCCGTGGGTCACCTGGACGCTGATTCTGCTGAATTTCTTCGTGTTCTTCTTCGGCGCCGCGCTCAGCAACAACGGGCTGCCGGAGGGCACCGCCACCGCGTGCCAACAGGACGCCTTCATCCAGCACTATGCCGCGATCCCCAAGGAACTGACGGAGAATCAGCCACTGCCGTTAACCCGCACTCGGGTGTACGAGGGTGACAAGGCGGTGCGCTGCCCGGCGCCCAGTTTCCACAAAAACCCGGCGCTGTCCGCACTCACCTCGATGTTCCTGCACGGTGGCATCGCCCACCTGGCGGGCAACATGCTGTTCCTGTTCATCTTCGGCAACAACGTCGAGGACCGCATGGGCCGCCTCGGCTACCTGTTGTTCTACTTGTTGTGCGGCTACGTCGCCGCCTACGGATTCGCGTTCACCGATCCGAGTTCCACCGCGCCGCTGATCGGCGCATCCGGGGCGATCGCGGGCGTGCTCGGCTCTTACCTGTGGCTGTACCCGCGGGCCAAGGTGGTCGCGCTGGTGCCCTTCCTGTTCTTCCTGCCGCTGCCGTTGCCCGCGTGGATGGTGCTGGGCAGCTGGTTCCTGCTGCAGGCCGTGTACGCGCACGGCGCCGGGGTGGGTGACGGCAACGTCGCCTACATGGCGCACGTGGTGGGATTCACCGTGGGCCTGTTGTTGACCATGCTGTACATCGGCGACAGACGCGAACGACCACCACTACGACGCGAAGCGAGGCCGATGTGA